A genomic window from Peromyscus maniculatus bairdii isolate BWxNUB_F1_BW_parent chromosome 1, HU_Pman_BW_mat_3.1, whole genome shotgun sequence includes:
- the LOC102905648 gene encoding olfactory receptor 51A4-like, with protein sequence MSILNISITEISTFYLVGFPGMESAHIWISIPICLLYTVAILGNCTILFFIKSEPSLHEPMYYFLSMLALSDLGLSISSLPTMLKVFLFNSPEISPNACFVQEFFIHEFSALESSVLLIMSFDRFIAICNPLRYTSILTSARVLQIGLAFALKNVLLILPFPVTLMHLRYCKKNLLSHSYCLHQDVMKLACSDNKVNVIYGLFVALSGILDITFIFLSYALILRAVLGIASQRERLKVLSTCVSHICAVLIFYVPVISLSVIYRFAKHSSPVTKILMADIFLLVPPVMNPIIYCVKSQQIRNVILEKLCQKQS encoded by the coding sequence ATGTCCATTCTCAACATTTCCATTACTGAAATTTCTACTTTCTATTTGGTTGGGTTTCCAGGGATGGAATCTGCCCACATTTGGATCTCCATCCCCATATGTCTCCTGTACACTGTTGCCATCCTGGGCAACTGCACTATCCTCTTTTTTATAAaatcagagccttctctgcatgAGCCCATGTATTATTTCCTCTCCATGTTGGCTCTCTCTGACCTAGGactatccatttcttctctccctaCCATGCTCAAGGTTTTCTTGTTCAATTCTCCAGAAATTTCTCCTAATGCATGTTTTGTCCAGGAGTTTTTCATTCATGAATTCTCAGCTCTGGAGTCATCTGTACTTCTCATTATGTCCTTTGATCGCTTTATTGCCATCTGTAACCCTCTGAGATACACTTCCATCCTTACCAGTGCCAGAGTCCTTCAAATTGGGCTTGCTTTTGCTCTCAAGAATGTTTTGTTGATCCTGCCTTTCCCTGTAACTCTAATGCATCTAAGATACTGCAAGAAGAATCTATTGTCACATTCCTACTGTCTCCACCAGGATGTCATGAAGCTGGCCTGCTCAGACAACAAGGTCAATGTCATCTATGGTTTATTTGTGGCTCTCTCAGGCATCCTGGacataacatttattttcttgtcttatGCACTGATTCTGAGAGCAGTGCTGGGCATCGCCTCCCAAAGGGAAAGGCTCAAGGTCCTCAGTACCTGTGTCTCCCACATCTGTGCTGTGCTCATCTTCTATGTCCCTGTTATCTCCCTCTCTGTTATCTACCGTTTTGCCAAACACAGTTCTCCTGTAACTAAGATCCTCATGGCTGACATTTTTCTGCTTGTGCCTCCAGTGATGAATCCTATTATATATTGTGTGAAAAGCCAACAGATAAGAAACGTGATACTAGAGAAactgtgtcaaaaacaaagcTGA
- the LOC102905333 gene encoding olfactory receptor 51A4-like translates to MSVHNTSVIEISTFFLIGIPGLEHAHIWLSIPICLMYLVAIMGNCIILFLIKTETSLHEPMYYFLSMLAFSDLGLSISSLPTMLRTFLLNATEISLDACFAQEFFIHVFSAMESSVLFIMSIDRFVAVYNPLRYTSILTGSKVFKIGLIFAALCITLILPFPFTLKRLKFCKKRLLSHSYCLHQDVMKVACSDNRVNMIYGFFVAVLSLLYLVCISVSYMLILKIVLGIASHKGRLKFFNTCISHICAVFIFYTPIITLAALHRFAKNVSPVIGAIIADIFLLAPPLMNPIVYSVKSQQIRNLIQNKLCEKHRWWEIPASMKARVTSLYLNTCKH, encoded by the coding sequence ATGTCAGTCCACAATACCTCTGTCATAGAAATCTCCACCTTCTTTCTGATTGGGATCCCAGGGTTGGAACATGCTCATATTTGGCTCTCCATCCCAATTTGTCTAATGTACCTTGTGGCCATCATGGGGAACTGCATCATCCTCTTTCTCATAAAGACAGAGACGTCTTTGCATGAGCCTATGTACTACTTCCTCTCTATGCTGGCATTTTCTGACTTAGGACTGTCCATTTCTTCCCTTCCAACCATGCTGAGAACTTTCTTGCTCAATGCCACAGAGATTTCCTTAGATGCCTGCTTTGCTCAAGAGTTTTTCATTCACGTATTCTCAGCTATGGAATCATCAGTGCTTTTCATCATGTCCATTGATCGCTTTGTAGCTGTCTACAATCCTTTGAgatacacctccatccttacaggCAGCAAGGTCTTTAAAATTGGCCTAATATTTGCTGCATTGTGTATTACACTTATTCTGCCATTTCCCTTTACACTAAAGAGGTTGAAATTCTGCAAGAAACGTCTCTTATCTCATTCTTACTGCCTTCACCAGGATGTTATGAAAGTAGCCTGTTCTGACAATAGGGTCAATATGATCTACGGATTTTTTGTGGCTGTTTTATCTCTGTTATACTTGGTGTGCATTTCTGTGTCTTACATGCTGATCCTTAAAATTGTCCTGGGGATTGCTTCACACAAGGGTCGCCTCAAGTTCTTTAACACTTGCATCTCTCATATATGTGCTGTGTTCATCTTCTACACTCCTATTATCACCTTGGCAGCCCTTCACCGTTTTGCTAAAAACGTTTCTCCAGTCATTGGAGCCATAATAGCTGATATCTTCCTTCTGGCTCCACCTCTAATGAATCCCATTGTATATTCTGTGAAAAGTCAGCAGATTAGAAATCTGATCCAAAACAAATTATGTGAGAAACATCGTTGGTGGGAAATTCCAGCTTCCATGAAAGCCCGTGTTACATCACTTTATCTGAATACATGTAAACATTGA